A single Pyxicephalus adspersus chromosome 8, UCB_Pads_2.0, whole genome shotgun sequence DNA region contains:
- the PARS2 gene encoding probable proline--tRNA ligase, mitochondrial: protein MVRLLRISLPYLVTSRYHYHDAGPVRRHLVSKIYNPGTLWKESSSELPQKSSEPTSRSQRLMTRAGLIRPSSPGCFHYLPFTLRAMEKLIRLVDHIMHEIGGQKMDMTTLCSAALWRQSGRWDLVGKELFSLMDRHKQEYCLGPTHEESVTHLVAIEGGISHKQLPLLLYQITRKFRDEKRPCFGLLRGREFYMKDMYTFDISEEAAYQTYKNVCEAYCKLFQTLGLKYVKVEADTGNIGGKMSHEFHLPASIGEDRLMVCESCDFAANVETLNEEAKNCPMCSSNLVESKGIEIGHTFYLGTKYSKVFNALCYDPQNKPVIAEMGCYGIGISRLMAASIEVLSTEDDIHWPDLIAPYQICLIPPKKGSKESAALAAAEEIYNALCTVHHLKDEVVLDDRDHMTIGKRVKEAHIMGYPYIIVAGKKTLESPPQFEVQNHRTGEVQYLSKEGVLNFVQGIRVV, encoded by the coding sequence ATGGTGAGATTGCTGAGAATATCATTGCCTTACCTGGTGACCAGCAGATATCATTACCATGATGCAGGCCCAGTTAGACGCCACTTGGTCTCTAAGATTTATAACCCAGGAACTTTGTGGAAGGAAAGTTCCTCAGAACTGCCACAAAAGTCCAGTGAGCCCACCAGCAGGAGTCAAAGACTCATGACCAGAGCAGGGTTAATACGCCCCTCCAGTCCTGGCTGTTTCCATTACTTGCCGTTTACTCTAAGAGCCATGGAGAAGCTAATTCGCCTGGTCGATCATATTATGCATGAGATTGGAGGACAGAAGATGGACATGACCACACTTTGCTCTGCTGCACTCTGGAGACAAAGTGGACGCTGGGATTTAGTTGGAAAGGAACTATTTTCTCTGATGGACAGACACAAACAGGAATACTGCTTGGGCCCAACACATGAAGAGTCTGTTACTCACCTTGTTGCCATAGAAGGTGGCATTAGCCACAAACAACTTCCTCTGCTGCTCTATCAGATCACTCGGAAATTCAGGGATGAGAAGAGGCCTTGTTTTGGGCTGTTGCGCGGCAGGGAGTTTTATATGAAGGATATGTATACCTTTGACATAAGCGAGGAAGCTGCTTaccaaacatacaaaaatgtgtgCGAGGCCTACTGCAAACTTTTCCAAACTCTCGGCCTGAAGTATGTGAAAGTTGAAGCAGACACAGGAAACATTGGGGGGAAAATGTCCCATGAATTCCACCTACCTGCTAGCATTGGTGAAGACAGGTTAATGGTGTGTGAAAGTTGTGACTTTGCAGCCAATGTGGAGACTTTGAATGAAGAGGCCAAGAACTGCCCGATGTGTTCAAGTAATCTGGTGGAAAGCAAAGGCATTGAGATTGGGCACACATTCTACCTGGGGACTAAATACTCCAAGGTGTTCAATGCCCTCTGTTACGATCCACAGAACAAACCTGTCATTGCGGAAATGGGATGCTATGGTATCGGCATATCAAGACTTATGGCAGCGTCTATAGAAGTCCTTTCCACCGAGGATGATATTCACTGGCCTGATTTGATTGCCCCTTATCAGATCTGTCTCATTCCTCCCAAAAAGGGAAGCAAAGAGAGTGCAGCATTAGCAGCAGCAGAAGAAATCTACAATGCCTTATGTACTGTCCATCATTTAAAAGATGAGGTGGTTCTAGATGATCGGGACCACATGACCATAGGAAAAAGGGTAAAGGAAGCCCATATAATGGGCTATCCATATATAATTGTAGCAGGCAAAAAGACTTTGGAGAGCCCACCACAGTTTGAAGTGCAGAATCACAGAACTGGTGAGGTCCAGTACCTCTCTAAGGAAGGGGTCCTAAACTTTGTGCAGGGAATCCGGGTGGtctaa
- the TTC22 gene encoding tetratricopeptide repeat protein 22 codes for MEEDPGVDIETLIDEFEYIPGHFHLEMNLNFESCTPAEFRRRDIKLKRDALQFQLEFDSSFQNSAIKNLLGVFSFYLDEIDNAKEIFDNITKQETDNLNAWANLAYVYDRLNLEEEASHCTDRISHLMGLEAEDSSSKEPRLRAARCLAEQGYAYAYDVGLLNEEDSMEKLMAGISLYDKALNYSKHKISLEEIRSWYFTMASLCMRLDEIFFKKEEPEVSRLLYFNKTLMLLREVVKSSHNQYRALSWCYIGMMLEKQHTFSTTPMGIHDYGFSGTDPLDCFSKAIEIGKGDPLTLNHLAKIFHFLGKQDMAIGICNMALDALQDPKMNWQAYLTRSQIYIRMFVRDLERAKMGLCRLPDRNHLTSAKSDLESIINVYPCLKTYLELGKVWYYMGVDAVQELLLTDENALNTALVCIAKAMEFDLGVTLPELQLLKGKCLRVKSEELNAIECFRQAIQLDNKGSLGTETFRCLMETLLSLYHQNKMDATDLIQEVEFWVKNTQEKYTSEAVSQELQTVCRNNTIEIVDLSKAMIAMGKMDLVKLLFQSMGMNGKRPSLKLSSRSSSF; via the exons ATGGAAGAAGATCCTGGTGTGGACATAGAAACTCTCATAGATGAATTTGAATACATTCCTGGCCATTTCCACTTGGAAATGAACCTTAACTTTGAATCATGCACCCCAGCGGAATTTCGAAGACGGGACATCAAGCTGAAACGTGATGCCCTTCAGTTCCAGCTGGAGTTTGACTCTAGTTTCCAAAACTCTGCAATCAAAAATTTGCTTGGtgtcttttctttctatttagatGAGATTGATAATGCCAAGGAGATTTTTGATAACATCACCAAGCAAGAAACTGATAACTTGAATGCATGGGCCAACCTGGCATATGTGTATGACAGGCTGAATTTGGAGGAAGAGGCTTCACACTGCACCGATAGGATATCTCATCTTATGGGCCTGGAGGCAGAGGATAGCAGCAGCAAAGAGCCTAGGCTTAGGGCCGCCCGCTGCCTGGCAGAGCAGGGTTATGCCTATGCCTATGATGTGGGGCTGCTTAATGAAGAGGACAGCATGGAGAAGCTGATGGCTGGAATTAGTCTGTATGATAAAGCCCTCAACTACAGCAAACACAAG ATCTCATTGGAAGAAATAAGGAGCTGGTATTTTACAATGGCCTCACTCTGTATGCG GTTAGATGAaatcttctttaaaaaagaagaaccTGAAGTGAGCCGATTGTTATATTTTAACAAGACGTTGATGTTGCTCCGTGAAGTGGTGAAGTCCTCGCACAATCAATACAGAG CTTTGTCCTGGTGCTACATTGGGATGATGCTGGAAAAACAACATACGTTTTCCACTACGCCTATGGGAATTCATGACTACGGCTTTTCAGGAACTGACCCTCTGGATTGCTTTAGCAAG GCTATAGAAATAGGCAAAGGTGACCCTCTAACACTAAACCATTTGGCGAAAATATTTCACTTCCTGGGAAAGCAGGACATGGCTATAGGAATCTGTAACATGGCACTGGATGCACTTCAAGATCCAAAGATGAACTGGCAGGCTTACCTAACTCGCTCACAG ATTTACATCAGAATGTTCGTAAGAGACTTGGAAAGGGCAAAGATGGGATTATGCCGATTGCCAGACAGAAACCATCTTACCAGTGCCAAATCAGACCTGGAAAGCATCATCAATGTATATCCCTGTCTAAAGACATACCTGGAGTTGGGAAAA gtcTGGTATTATATGGGTGTGGATGCTGTCCAAGAACTGCTACTGactgatgaaaatgcattaaatacTGCATTAGTCTGCATTGCCAAAGCCATGGAGTTTGACTTGGGTGTTACTCTCCCCGAACTGCAGCTTCTGAAAGGAAAATGTCTAAGGGTAAAAAGTGAAGAACTAAATGCAATTGAATGTTTCAGACAAGCAATTCAGCTGGATAACAAAGGCTCGCTGGGCACAGAGACCTTCCGATGCTTAATGGAGACACTGCTAAGCTTGTACCACCAAAACAAAATGGATGCCACAGATCTCATCCAAGAAGTGGAATTCTGGGTGAAGAATACTCAGGAGAAATACACATCAGAAGCTGTTAGCCAAGAACTACAAACTGTTTGCAGGAATAACACAATAGAAATTGTTGATCTTTCCAAAGCAATGATTGCCATGGGCAAAATGGACTTGGTGAAGCTTTTGTTTCAGTCAATGGGGATGAATGGCAAGAGGCCAAGTTTAAAACTAAGCAGCCGGTCATCTTCCTTCTGA
- the DHCR24 gene encoding delta(24)-sterol reductase: protein MDVLVYLGGLLVLFLLWIKAKGFEYVIVHHRWIFVCLFLLPLSVVFDLYYYVRTWIVFKMCSAPKLHDRRVKEIQEQVRQWKADGAKKFMCTGRPGWLTVSLRVGKYKNTHKNIMINLMDILEVDTKKQDIIPFGNHPLFRYLFGWMVPPKISLLKLTQGETIRKLYEQHHVVQDMLVPMKCLQKSIEVFQKEIKVYPLWLCPFILPSHPGMVHPKGNDAELYVDIGAYGEPKTKHFDAKVCMRNLEKFVRDVHGFQMLYADCYMTRDEFWNMFDGSLYQKLRDKLNCKKAFPEVYDKICKAARH from the exons ATGGATGTGCTGGTATATCTGGGCGGCCTGCTGGTCCTCTTTCTCTTGTGGATTAAAGCAAAGGGCTTTGAGTATGTCATAGTGCACCATAGGTGGATCTTTGTCTGCCTCTTCCTGCTCCCCTTGTCTGTTGTCTTTGATCTCTATTATTATGTGAGAACCTGGATCGTGTTTAAGATGTGCAGCGCCCCAAAGCTTCATGACCGCCGGGTTAAGGAGATTCAAGAACAG gtacgTCAGTGGAAAGCCGATGGAGCAAAGAAGTTTATGTGTACTGGACGGCCAGGTTGGCTGACAGTATCTCTGAGGGTTGGAAAGTACAAGAACACACATAAGAATATCATGATCAACCTTATGGATATCTTAGAGGTGGACACCAAGAAACAG GACATTATCCCTTTTGGCAATCACCCATTGTTCCGTTACTTGTTTGGCTGGATGGTTCCACCAAAAATCTCGTTGTTAAAGCTCACACAGGGAGAGACCATCCGGAAGTTATATGAGCAGCATCACGTGGTGCAGGACATGCTTGTACCAATGAAATGTCTACAGAAGTCCATTGAGGTTTTCCAAAAGGAGATCAAG GTGTACCCACTTTGGCTTTGTCCCTTCATCTTACCCAGTCATCCTGGCATGGTGCATCCAAAGGGCAACGATGCAGAACTGTATGTAGATATTGGAGCATATGGAGAACCAAAGACAAAACACTTTGATGCCAAAGTCTGTATGCGTAATTTAGAGAAGTTTGTCAGAGACGTCCACGG CTTTCAGATGCTCTATGCAGACTGTTACATGACCCGTGATGAATTCTGGAACATGTTTGATGGATCACTATACCAGAAACTGCGGGACAAGCTAAACTGCAAGAAAGCATTCCCAGAGGTGTACGACAAGATTTGCAAAGCTGCTCGCCactaa